CAAAGGAGCTAACCAAAGAGGATTGTAATAATATTTTTAACCATGAATTGTTTAAGGCATTAAAGGAGTTGGTTCCAAATGCTAGTTGATCAAAAGCAAAGAGAAGAAATATTAGCCGATGACGGAAATATCGTAATTTCAGCAAGTGCTGGCTCAGGTAAAACTACTATCATGGTAAGAAAAATGAAACTTGAACTAGAAAATATTAAAGACCACAAAACAATTGCAGCAATTACTTTTACTGTTAAAGCAACGAGTGAAATTAGGAAAAAAGCAGGTAATCAAATTGAGAAGCAATTTGTGGCTATGACCAATGATGCCTTTATAGAACACGAAGTAATTAGACCTTTTATAAAGGATGCATTAGGAACTGAATTTAATGGGGATTATACCATTGATTATGGAGTAAAGTTCAATAAGTTTTACCAGGGATTGGAAACGCTGAAGTCAACAAATGTTTTAGGTACTTTTAGAGATAATAAAGAAAACTTCAATTTTAGACTTGCTTTGTTCATCTTAGAGAAGTCTATTGCCGCCCAAGAGTATTTAAAATCGAAATATCAGACTATCTTTATTGATGAGTATCAGGATTCAGATAGTGACATGCATCGGTTCTTTATGATGCTTAAAAATGATTTAAATATAAAGCTGTTCATTGTTGGCGATGCTAAACAGGCTATTTATATATGGCGAGGAGCAATGAGTAACATTTTTGAGCTATTACAAAAAGAGGAGTTTAACTACTATGAACTCGTTACTAATTTTAGATGTGATGAAGAAATAGAAAATTTTGCGAACCTTTTTCATAATCCAAAATATGTTAAGGACCTAAAGGATATTAAGGGCAACGTTATCTTTAAAGAGTTTAATAACTTCTCAAATTTCAGTGAGTTTAGTAACTTTAAAGGATTCGACGAGTTTTTTAGAAATCTTATAGGTGAAAAAAAGATAGATATTAGTAAAGAGATAACAATTATTTCAAATATAAATAACGATGCAGCTAGAATTGCAGAGCAATTGAATGAAGCTGGCTATAATTTTGTATTTATACCTAAAACCCCAATTGATGATGGTTTACCAAATGGATATTTACTTAAAGAGCTAGCACTCTTCACAAAAAATACAACCTATACAATATATGATTTTATTGAAAATACGAATATTGATGAAAGAAATCAAACACGATTAGAAGTTAATAAAATTATAAGTGATTTAAAGAAGGGAGATACCCTTAATTATAAAAAAATCGAAAGAATTTTATCCAATTTGGCAGAGTACTTAAGTATAAATATAAGTAAAGAGGAAACAGAAAAATTCCATGAAAGTGTTTGTGAAAGTAAATATGAAATGGCATTTACTCTTTTAGATGAAAAACATAAGGTAATGACCGTTTTTGCGTCAAAAGGATTAGAATTCGATCAAGTTATAAGTTTTGCTAGATACTATAATATCCATAATAATCAAAATATGCAGAACCATTACGTTTGTATTACGAGAGCTAAAGAAAAGTTTGTTATGTGCCTAGACAATGAGGATTATTTTCCTTTTGTTATAAAAAAAGCTACAGAAAAAGGTATTGAATATTTGTCTAAAGAGTTAGTAACTAATAGAAATTAGAAAATATAATAATTTTATATACGAGGGTTGAACCCTCGTATGTGTTTTAGATTTTCTTAATAATTCTTCAATCTATAAAAATATCCAATTTATATTATTAACTAAAACTTTCTAAATATATGAAGTAAAAAAACATTCAGAGGTGTGAGAATGTCGAGGAAAATAAAAGAGGTATTATCAGAAAGAACAGATATATCACGCTTTGTTGTACATCTTACAAAGAATACTAACGATGGTAATGCTTTAGAGAATTTAGTTTCAATACTTAACGATAAAGAAATAAGAGGACGTAACCATCATTGTCTATTTTCTCCAATGCTTCGAGCTGAAGAAGAGGATCTACAGGAAAGATTTAATGTTGTATGTTTTACAGAAACTCCCCTTGATAAAATTCATCTTTTAACAGAGATATCAAATCGAAAAGTTAATTTAGAACCTTATGGAATTGTATTTAAAAAAGAAAAGATTAGAAAATCCCGTGGAAATCCTGTTTTTTATATTTACGAAGAAAATCATATGCTAATTAGATATTTTAAAAAGCAATATGAGGAGTTTATTGAAGAATATTATAACGAAGATACTCTAGGAGCTTTTTTTACATTAGGTTCCATAATTAATATTGTTAAAAAAGGACATGATTTTCATTGGGAAAGAGAATGGAGAGTAAGAAAAAGACTAAGGTTTACTTATGATGAAATTTATGCAGTTATTGCACCCCGTAATAAGCATGAGAAAATAAAAAAGCAATTAAGAATTAACGATTTTAATTATATTCCATTTATAGATTCCAAATGGAATTACGAAGAAATGCTTGAAAGAATCTCTTACCAACTTTGGGAGATTGAGTAGTAGATAGAGATGCTCAGAGAAAAATGTATAAATAGTGATACTTATATAGTTTTAGGATAGTTTTCTTGAAGTAATTGTGACCGCTTGAAAGAGTTGACACAGTTTTTGCTTGATAAAATGCAACACTTTTTTCAGTTAAATGCTTCCTTTTTTATGGAAGTGTGGTTAGGATAGTCTTTTTAACAATCATACAACCACTATATGTCTTTACAATTATCAATACTAATATTTATACACATTTACGAAGTTGTGCTTGTTGCACTAAAGGGGCAGGTTAAATTAAGAAGGAAATGCTCTTTCAAACGTCGAATATCATGAGTAGATACCCATAATAGTTGATGAATATGTCATCAAAAAACCTATTATTTCAAGATGCTTTTGTTTTCTAACTTAAGGGGGACAAGTATGTCTAGAATACCAATTGGACCAGTTATTGAAGGTGTTAAAAAAACAGGGAAATTCGTTAAAGACAACAAAAAAGAGATTGGGGCATTTATAAGTGATGTAGGTAGTATTGGAGGAGCAGCAAAAAGTGGAAAAAAGAATCAAAAACAGACGATAAATTGCATCCAAGGCATAATAGTTATTTACATTATAAAACTAAAATACTAACGGAATTGGATAGTCAAAATAGGAATGAACTTTTTCAATATATAGATGAAATCGAACAGTTTATCCAACAGATAAAGAATGAGGAAAAAAGGGAAATTGGCGTAAAAAAGCCTATACATAAAAAAAGAATTAATAATTGGAATGATATTCTTATTCAAATTAAAGATAAGATGTCTACAAAAGATTATCTTGAATTTATTAAGATTTATAACAACCCAAATTATCAAAGTGAATATTTTAAAGGTTTTGAGGGGCAAGTCGAGAAATTCAAAAAACTCAATAATGTTGAAAATTATGATGAACTATTGAAATATATTGCAGAAATAACCAGTAGGAATATTGAAAAGATCAAGAAAGATTTTTTACTAAAAGACTAAAATATTACCCAAAATATTAAGCCAACATGGTTAAAATAAAGGGCTGAAGGGCTGCTGCATGATCCCAATAATTTGTTAAAAGGGAAATACAATACAGTATAGGCATGCTTCTTGTATGAATTTTTGAGCTTTCTCTGAGCAGAAAAGATAATGAAGGTTACAAAAAAGTGTATTGTGCATATTAAAGTAACG
The DNA window shown above is from Bacillus sp. T3 and carries:
- a CDS encoding UvrD-helicase domain-containing protein, giving the protein MLVDQKQREEILADDGNIVISASAGSGKTTIMVRKMKLELENIKDHKTIAAITFTVKATSEIRKKAGNQIEKQFVAMTNDAFIEHEVIRPFIKDALGTEFNGDYTIDYGVKFNKFYQGLETLKSTNVLGTFRDNKENFNFRLALFILEKSIAAQEYLKSKYQTIFIDEYQDSDSDMHRFFMMLKNDLNIKLFIVGDAKQAIYIWRGAMSNIFELLQKEEFNYYELVTNFRCDEEIENFANLFHNPKYVKDLKDIKGNVIFKEFNNFSNFSEFSNFKGFDEFFRNLIGEKKIDISKEITIISNINNDAARIAEQLNEAGYNFVFIPKTPIDDGLPNGYLLKELALFTKNTTYTIYDFIENTNIDERNQTRLEVNKIISDLKKGDTLNYKKIERILSNLAEYLSINISKEETEKFHESVCESKYEMAFTLLDEKHKVMTVFASKGLEFDQVISFARYYNIHNNQNMQNHYVCITRAKEKFVMCLDNEDYFPFVIKKATEKGIEYLSKELVTNRN